In Mercenaria mercenaria strain notata chromosome 14, MADL_Memer_1, whole genome shotgun sequence, the following are encoded in one genomic region:
- the LOC123526122 gene encoding receptor-type tyrosine-protein phosphatase alpha-like, with product MRQQRVNMVQTAEQYTFLHKSLVHSLSFGCEALTAEQIQGIMNATDDKMFTKVYQTLRQEVDIKSKEDIETRGENQKKYKNKNRRQSDIPGGSSRVRLYLSRKDGKHDYINAVFINSFRIKNLFIAAQSPLPGTVEDFLSMIYQQNSTCVVALEESHNQPNDVGQYLPADNETFTFGNFTVMSSRCETKPQYDMKKLSIRNEKGEEKTVSHFQYKNWGHSKKVPDSAEKFVQFIKEVENCIHRQTEDTPNIVVHCLNGYKRSGLFCVVYKLLEKLEAERQVSVVNIVRKVRTHRKQSITSVEQLKFCYHCVVAYMEIYNTYTNFAT from the exons ATGAGGCAGCAAAGGGTCAATATGGTCCAAACCGCT gaGCAGTACACATTTCTTCACAAATCCCTGGTGCACTCACTTTCGTTCGGTTGCGAGGCACTGACAGCTGAGCAGATACAAGGAATTATGAATGCGACAGATGACAAGATGTTCACAAAAGTGTATCAG aCATTACGACAGGAAGTTGACATCAAGAGCAAGGAAGACATAGAAACACGTGGAGAAAACCAAAAGAAATATAAGAACAAGAACCGACGCCAATCTGATATACCTG gAGGCAGTAGTCGAGTACGGTTGTACCTCTCTAGGAAAGATGGAAAACATGACTACATCAACGCCGTTTTCataaat AGTTTCAGGATCAAGAACCTGTTCATTGCTGCACAGTCTCCGCTTCCAGGAACTGTTGAAGACTTTCTAAgcatgatatatcaacaaaatagTACATGTGTGGTAGCATTAGAGGAATCACACAATCAACCTAAT GACGTTGGACAATATCTTCCTGCTGACAATGAAACTTTCACATTTGGTAATTTTACTGTAATGAGCTCAAGGTGTGAGACAAAACCACAGTATGACATGAAGAAATTGTCCATTCGCAATGAGAAG GGTGAAGAGAAAACAGTTTCTCACTTCCAATACAAAAACTGGGGACATTCTAAGAAGGTTCCAGATAGCGCGGAAAAATTTGTCCAGTTTATAAAAGAAGTAGAAAACTGCATCCACCGACAAACGGAGGACACGCCTAATATAGTAGTTCATTGCTT GAATGGCTACAAGAGATCTGGATTATTTTGTGTCGTGTACAAACTGCTAGAGAAACTGGAGGCAGAGCGACAAGTCAGTGTTGTTAACATTGTGAGGAAAGTCAGAACGCATCGGAAGCAGTCTATTACATCTGTG gaacaaCTCAAGTTCTGCTACCATTGTGTTGTTGCCTATATGGAAATATACAACACCTACACAAACTTTGCTACGTGA